The following proteins are encoded in a genomic region of Arachis stenosperma cultivar V10309 chromosome 4, arast.V10309.gnm1.PFL2, whole genome shotgun sequence:
- the LOC130975364 gene encoding uncharacterized protein LOC130975364 → MSTHGCGRRQGKGKTGTVTPAPIGTDPVVFMAALGNMAVAMQATAEALGNQINQGNHGNNNDEDGPMTLATFLKVHPPTFKGTSNPTDADNWIQAMERALQEQQVPEDQWVEFGTYQLQARNAKELELMQLKQGQMTVAEYTSKFEKLYRFSRICQGEPEDFAEWKCIKYEGGLRSDILSFVAPMEIRSGHIASNYPEKKKYETGRVHQSERVYTTSTIGVEGSETLIRGNCEMAGKILNVLFDSVASHSFIAFEKANELGLKIVVLGYDLKVYNATHEAMVTRIGYPQVPFQVQQREFVHDLICLPMTGLDLILGLDWLSKNHVLLDYSEKSVQFMPEGSEAPVVVNSYYLNSMIVNCSGTECQGIMLLTAGVSGDDQSLEQIPVVCEFPDVFPDDINEFPPNREVEFSIDLVPGAGPISITPYRMSPLEMAELKAQLEDLLVKHFIRPSISPWGAPVLLVKKKDGSMRLCVDYRQLNKITGAGVFSKIDLRSGYHQIRVRDEDIPKTAFRMRYGHYEYTVMSFGLTNAPTSEEEHAEHLRTVLQILRDRKLYAKLSKCEFWKSEVKFLGHVVSKQGIAVDLAKVEAVMNWEQPTSMTEIRSFLGLAGYYRRFIKGFSQLALPLTKLTRKNTLFIWTPECEESFQAFKHRLITAPVLILPEPSEPFEVYCDASLKGLGCILMQHQNVVAYASWQLRPHEMNYLTHDLELAAVVKSKRCGGRLESEIFICSLDDATGRRTTKGVSRFIETVKRYVRYYQQSNKGNSRE, encoded by the exons ATGTCGACTCACGGATGCGGTCGCAGGCAAGGTAAAGGTAAGACAGGCACCGTTACTCCTGCCCCCATAGGGACTGATCCAGTAGTCTTTATGGCTGCCCTAGGAAATATGGCTGTAGCTATGCAAGCGACAGCCGAGGCACTAGGTAATCAGATAAATCAGGGTAATCATGGGAACAATAATGATGAGGATGGTCCAATGACACTTGCTACATTTCTGAAAGTTCATCCTCCGACCTTCAAGGGAACCTCAAATCCCACTGATGCAGATAATTGGATTCAGGCTATGGAAAGGGCGTTACAGGAACAACAGGTTCCTGAAGATCAATGGGTTGAATTTGGAACTTATCAATTGCAAG CTAGAAATGCCAAAGAACTTGAATTAATGCAGTTAAAACAGGGACAGATGACTGTTGCTGAGTATACTAGCAAATTTGAGAAGTTATATCGCTTTTCTCGTATCTGTCAAGGTGAGCCTGAAGATTTTGCtgaatggaagtgtattaaaTATGAGGGAGGTCTTCGGAGTGATATTCTGAGCTTCGTTGCCCCAATGGAGATCAGG TCCGGGCATATAGCCAGTAATTACCCGGAAAAGAAGAAGTATGAGACTGGTAGAGTGCATCAGTCAGAGAGAGTATACACCACTTCTACCATAGGTGTTGAGGGGTCTGAGACACTTATTAGAGGTAATTGTGAAATGGCTGGTAAAATCTTAAATGTTTTATTTGATTCAGTAGCGTCTcattcatttattgcatttgaaAAGGCCAACGAGTTAGGATTGAAAATCGTGGTTTTAGGTTATGATTTGAAAGTATATAATGCTACTCATGAAGCTATGGTGACTAGGATAGGATATCCACAAGTTCCCTTTCAAGTACAACAGCGTGAATTTGTGCATGATTTGATTTGTTTACCTATGACTGGTCTTGATCTCattttgggattggattggttatccaAGAATCATGTTTTGCTTGATTATTCTGAGAAGTCAGTACAGTTTATGCCGGAAGGGTCAGAAGCACCGGTTGTGGTGAATAGTTACTATTTGAATTCTATGATAGTAAACTGTTCTGGAACTGAATGTCAGGGTATTATGTTATTAACTGCGGGAGTATCAGGTGATGATCAAAGTTTagagcagattccggttgtaTGTGAATTTCCAGATGTGTTTCCGGATGATATTAATGAATTCCCACCTAATCGAGAAGTGGAATTCTCAATTGACTTAGTGCCTGGAGCCGGTCCGATTTCAATTACTCCTTACAGGATGTCACCTTTAGAAATGGCTGAACTGAAAGCTCAGCTAGAAGATCTGTTAGTTAAGCATTTTATCCGACCAAGTATTTCTCCGTGGGGAGCGCCAGTGTTACtagtaaagaagaaggatggaaGTATGCGGTTGTGTGTCGACTATCGGCAGTTGAATAAGATCACT GGTGCCGGTGTGTTTtctaagattgatttgcgatccgggTATCATCAGATAAGGGTTAGAGATGAGGATATTCCGAAAACTGCCTTCAGGATGCGTTATGGTCATTATGAGTATACAGTGATGTCTTTTGGGTTAACTAATGCCCCGACA TCTGAAGAGGAACATGCTGAACACTTGCGAACTGTGCTGCAAATTCTGAGAGACAGGAAGTTATATGCTAAGTTATCTAaatgtgagttttggaagagtgaagTAAAGTTTCTCggccacgtggtgagtaagcaGGGAATAGCTGTGGATCTTGCTAAGGTGGAAGCAGTGATGAATTGGGAACAACCAACTTCAAtgacagagataaggagtttccTAGGTTTGGCGGGGTATTATCGCAGATTCATTAAAGGATTTTCACAGCTTGCCTTACCTTTAACTAAATTGACTAGGAAGAATACGCTTTTTATCTGGACTCCGGAGTGTGAAGAGAGTTTCCAAGCATTCAAGCACAGGTTGATTACTGCACCTGTATTGATATTACCTGAACCAAGTGAACCGTTTGAAGTGTATTGtgatgcatctctgaaaggtttgGGGTGCATTCTGATGCAGCACCAGAATGTTGTAGCATACGCCTCATGGCAATTAAGGCCGCATGAAATGAATTATCTGACACATGATTTGGAACTTGCTGCTGTTGT GAAAAGCAAACGTTGTGGCGGACGCCTTGAGTCAGAAATCTTTATatgcagcttggatgatgctacAGGAAGAAGAACTACTAAGGGCGTTTCAAG GTTCATCGAGACAGTGAAGCGTTACGTAAGATATTACCAGCAGTCAAACAAAGGAAACAGTAGAGAGTAA